Sequence from the Phragmites australis chromosome 6, lpPhrAust1.1, whole genome shotgun sequence genome:
AGCTTATCCCTTCGTCCCAGATCTTTGATTGGTGTTAGTGGGAGGTGAGGGGGGTGGACTTAAAATTGGGCGGTTGGGGTTTTTGTGATGTGTGATCAGGGAGCTCCCACAGGGACTTACCAAAGCTTAGGGCCTACACATGGGGGTGCTATGATCGTGATAGGGAAGCCACATATTGGGGTGTAAGTGGCAGAGAAATCGGAGGTGGGGGAGAGGGGTGGTGGGCGATTTTGGTTGGGTCGGTGACCTTGACCTGCTTGGACGTGAGATTTGAGGATAATTTGAGTTAATATAGGAAAGAGTATAATGGCGTAACCGGAAATAGGGGGTTTGATGTAACTTAAAATTTTAACCTTTAGATGAGCTGGATCTAACGGTCCATGATTTCCAATCTGCCAATTaggaaaggaaataagaagtaAATGTTTAAAACTAAAATGTCTACTCTAATAAGTAGTATAGATCGTGgaagtgcaattttttttattgtgagtATGGGAGCCTGCAGTTAAACGTTTTCTCTAGGCTAGCATCTTCACACCCTAAGGCGTTGAACTTTATAATTTATTCACAATCCTGTATTTCTCTTGTGTCTCGTGTCTTCAGCCAGAACACCATGATCAGCCCTAAACCCCTGATGGCAAAATTCGATAGCATCATTTCCATCCATGTCAAAGCTTACCTTTTTGTCGACTGGTGAAAATAAGTGTTGGTGAAGTTATGTAGTCAGGAAAGCGGTGGGATTGCAATTTGAAATTAGACCATCAACCCGAGGTGGCAGTGTGGCACCTCCTAGAAAGGTAGGATAAAAAGCTTGATGACTTTTTAATACTTAGCATAAAAATGGATGTACGATGATGGAGAACCATTCTATTCAGTCAAGTGGTCTATGAAGTGTGGATGGTCACATTAACCCTAGCGGTCTATCTGGGCAATGAAGAGTGAATATTAGACCCTCTAGGTAATAATTTTCATAAGAGATGTTTGTTGATCAACTTTTTTTTGTTGTGAATCACTTCTGTTGTCTATGTAACCCAGCGGTGTATCTTTACCTCTTATTCATAATTTCCCATCCATATGACACACATGGATTCAAAAATTTGCATTAAACACATGAAATCCAAACATTGTACATCCTTCTCACAAGGAAAATATATTGAACAATATATCCTTCTAAATGCTCAACATCATTATCGTAATACATTATTCACAGCTCCGCTAATAATACAATTTATGTGTTTCATCTGTATGTGGTAGGGAACTGTTAATGCAATTCCGAATGATGTTTGTTTAATTTTCTCTCAAATTAAGACTCTGAAAATAAGCCACCAGAAGTCCCATGTTCTGTTCAGTATGTACATTCTCCTGTTGGCCTGGCTCTATCTTACAGACATATGCTTGTCATTTGTTTCAGAAATAAAGGTAGTCATGGAACTATCCAAGAAAATGAGGCTCGACCTCGGTGCTACTTCTGAGCCTGTGAAACCATCAGAGAAACCTTCAGCTGTACGTGTGAAGGACGAGCCTGTGAAACCATCAGAGAAGCCTTCAGCTGGACCTGTGAAAGACGAACCTGTGCAACCATCAGAGAAGCCTCCAGCTGGACCTGTGAAGGACAATCCTGTGAAACCATCAGAGAAACCTTCAGCTGTACGTGCGAAGGACGAGCCTGTGAAACCATCAGAGAAGCCTTCAGCTGGACCTGTGAAAGACGAACCTGTGCAACCATCAGAGAAGCCTCCAGCTGGACCTGTGAAGGACAATCCTGTGAAACCATCAGAGAAGCCTTCAGCTGGACTTGGGAACGACGAGCCTATGAAACCGTCGGAGAACCCTAAGGACGAACCCGCCGGGCCAACTCTACCTGGAGAAAACAAGCAAGCTCCTCAGGAAGGTCAGACCGCACTTCCTCCTAATAATATGCAGCAGTGAAGGCAATAGAGGAGACCCAACCAAGCGATATGGTGGATACCCCGAAGCTGCTCGGCGAAATCGCAGAGGGGTCCCACGCTGCTGGTTGATCTCTTATCGGCGCGCATTTTCTTGCGCCGCCTGGAAGTAAAACTGTTTATTGCGGGCTAACCAAAGAAGAGTGGCGGGCGCAAAGCTGCGAGCTGAAATGTCGTGTCCACGTTCTTATGAGTAGTACTGCGTTGTTTATTCGTCAATGGATGATTTAGTTATCAAATAGCTACCGTGTAACTAGATCATAGAGAACATTGTGTTGTTGTATGAACGGAACCATAAGTCAATCCATTGTGGAGCCAATGCTTGCGTAGAGAGCTAATGAATAGCGCGGAACCAGGTCTGAGAAAAGGTGAAACATACCGAAATCGTTGGGGGCAGCATGATGCGACCTGTGCAGACTGCAGAGCAGTCAGCGAGGCCTGTCTGGGTTTATCCGTTTCACATCTGTTGTGTATACGGTTGCGTTCAGCGAGAGCGAGCTGGTCACTATAACTGTTGCAGTGTTTTTCTCGTGACGAGTCTGAGCTACAGGACTGCTGATACGCCCAATGTTCGAAACGTTCCCTTGCAGAAATGGCTATGTCTTTATTGTGACCGTTTGGTTCGACCATCGGTTCACCCCAGCATTCATCAGAAAAGCCGCTGGCTTGCACTGGCAACCCAGGTATCCGGATCTCCTGATTTCACACCGAGTGAAGTCACCATGACTTCACTCGGTTGTGGCCTGTTGGATCGCGAAGATGAGCGTGATGTAGTGTTTGTCATCATAGATGCTGTAGTGTTTGTCATCAGGATCCCAGGGGCGCGATGAGACAAGGGGGCCAGGTTGCTGGTGTTGAGAGTGATTTGAGAGAGTTTTTGAGTAATGAATGTTGATCTATTAATTGCTGtttcacacatatatatacatgtttaaaGGGCATGAACATGTCCATTCAGTAGTGAATGGTTGTCCTTTGGTTCAATAACTGAAAGCAGTTAGTgtgctaattgatcacatgctAAATATCTATTtgtaacactcccccttgatcaattatcttgtgtgtaaacttcttgttgaaaactcctctaaaaaccctgtgggaaaaatatgaggagaaataatatgttatgtgttgatataccattaaaactcctttaaaccCAATaggaaaatataaggagaaaatgatatggtataTTTCAGTTATTGCTTCATTGTAAGTTCAAATGAGAAAACTCATTGATGAATTTAGAGAGCAATGATTATGATCTTTAGGTCATATTTAAAACCTCcgaaaaacattttaaaaaaataggaggaacaaagtagatattgcctcattaaaaaccttatatgagaaaccgtaaagggaaaaactcataaaggaaaagagtgcaatagaACAGGTTATTTATTCAGGGATCAATCTCCCCCTGAATCTTGCAAATCCCGTAGTCGTCGCATACCAATTCTATTaacatatttttggaatataGAAGTTGGTAAAGACTTGGTGAACAAATCAGCGAGGTTATCACATGACTTGacttgcaagatttctatttccctattattttgtaattcatgaggatagaacattttaggagcaatatgtttagtcaaattgctctttatgtaacctgtttgcatttgagcaatgcatgcagaattatcttcatagataattgttGGTGATTGAATAGatccaataccacatgattgttgtatgtgattaatcattctgcgaagccatacGCATTCACGTGATGTTTTATATAATGCGATTATTTCAGAATAATTAgtggatgtagccactagagtctgTTTTGAAGACTTCCATGAAATGGCTGTTCCGCTATTTAAGAATACAAAGCCTGTTTGTGACTTGGCATTatggggatctgataagtaaccagcgtcagtgtatccaatcatatccgtatcttgatttcttttaaagagaagaccaagatctatagtgccttggagatatcgtaagatattcttgactcctGTCCAATGACGTTTAGTTGGAGTAGCGTTATACCTAGCTAGTAAGTTAACTGTAAATGCGATATCAGGCCTGGTGTAATTTGCATAAGTGCTCCAATAGCACTGAGATAAGGAACTTCGGGtcccagtatctcttctccttccatCCTTGGTCTAAATGGATCCTTttccatatcaagagatcgaacaaccatggGAGTCTTTGAAGGATATGATTTttccatattgaatttttttaatattttctgggTATATGCGGCTTGGTGTAGTAAAACACCTGAAGGATAATGCTCGAGTTGTattcccaagcaaaatttggttttatccaaatctttcatttcaaattccgtctttagatgattgcgtgcttcatttatatcttctgtatttccaatgatatttagatcatcaatatatacagagataatacaaaatcctattgaggatttctttatgaagacacatgggcaatcatcattgttggaatatCCCTTTTGTAAAAGGAATTCttttagtcggttgtaccacattcttcaATGGTGGATGAAGGTGAGGCCATCTCCTATCTTGTACCTTGTTCTGGGagaggccttcgtgccttcTCTGTTGGTGAGGCCGGttggctcttcttcttcttctttttttgctgCTGTGGAATGGCCAAAATGCTCTTTTGGGTGATTCTAAGTGCTGATGACGTGTTGAGAGTGATTTGAGAGAGTTTTTGAGTAATGAATGTTGATCTATTGATTGCTGtttcacacatatatatacatgttcaaagGGCATGAACATATCCATTCAGTAGTGAATGGTTGCCCTTTGGTTCAATAACTGAAAGCAGTTAGTGTGCTAATTGATCACATACTAAATATCTATTTGTAACAGCTGGCAGCAGCAACCCGCGCAAGAGGCCGGGGCGCGGGGCAGCAGCGAGCGCACGTGAGAACGAGGAAAGCAGAGAAGGGCTCGGCGCTCGCGGAGGCCTCCTTTTCCGTGACACTGCAGCAGCACGCTTGCCTAGGCTAGCAGACGAGGGCCGTCTGATTCCAAGCTCCTGGAGACAATGCGCGGAGCTAGAAATTTTCTTGTGCATATGCACAAGAACGTCAGGTATGCACGCACAAAATTTAACTCTAATCTCTACTGGCACCGTGAATTTTGGCTCAACGGAAACTAATCTCTACTGACACCTGCGGGTTTTGGGTGTGCCCGTGTGGTGGAGTGCGGTGTGAATCCATGAAGGCACACGATGGCAACGGATACGGAAGGGAAGTCACGCAGTACCAATAAGCAAGAGGGGGGGATCGATGAAACTGTCGATACAGGTAGAAATCATTCCATCTCTCTCAAGCGTACAATGTACATCATTAGACCATAACTTAACCGCGAAGTGCCGAGCGTACATAGAGCTGTAGGGGCTTGGGAGGTGAGCCGATCTCTTGGAGACTGAAGTTGAGTAAACTTCCATAgcaatttcattcaaattctgACTTGAAGTGATTCTTTAGAATAAACTATGGATCATTTGGAGACTAAAAGTTCGTCCCTCTGaagtttttcttgattttatttttgactTGGTCATTTAGCGCACAACTTGCAAGAAAAGAGGACGAGGAGCAGCTCCGCCTgattgaggaagaagagaggcgtGAGCGCTGAGCGGGCGAAGAGGAAAAATCCAGCACAGAAGCAATAGAAGGCCAGAGCAGTACAACCTTGCCAAGCGTGTCAGTAGCTACTACCTAAAAGATGTAACACCGTGCAAGTCCGAGAATAGATATACTCAACTAGCAGGATCCATGGTGTCTTAGATTGTCGACAGGCATGTAGGCATTCGTCAATCTGCTTCTGAGACTACTTATGTAGAAGAATTTCATATTTAGAGCACGTTTCATCTCAGTAGTTTTTTTCTTTCCGTCCTCAACTCGTACAATGACGTCAATAAATATTATGAGTCGCATAATATTAACAACTCTGTATAAATAGTGTGAGAATAGTCTTAtcttaaattttaatttatgaGATCGTTGTTTCGCAAGACAGCGAAGTTTTTCTCATCCCACGTTCTCTCTCTATATTACTGAAATCTTACCAGGCAATACATAAGACAGCCTAATACACAACCATTGTACCTGCCCTAATGCGTTAACAAGCGATGCCGAGGTGGTTAGGGTTTAACGCCACTAGTGTACTTGCCAAAGCACCTCCGAAGTAAAGACTACGGCGAGGCAATGTGCGCCCCGTGCCGGCCGCGGAACTTACGTAGCTCAGTCGTCCATTACCGGTTAACTACTCTATCTATTTGAGGCTGTCTGTTCATGGTCCAGCTCCTGGCTGTAGCAGCTTCATTTAATCGTCTTCTATTGTACTTGTAACAACACTCCACAAGGTGCGCTGTATATCCCTGCTCTTGTGCCTAGACACTCACGGACTCACGACTAATCCCCGCACAAGCGATTCGCACCACCAGTCTCCCACCGCTACCAACTCCAATGACCTCCCTCGAAccctaaataaataaataaattgtgGCACCATCCAATTTTCGTTTAACCCTAAATCATACGAGTCATCTAATCTTACATTTCCCATAAAGAACATACTTGACTATCCGAATCCAGTGCGCCAGCGGCTTGCCTTGTTATTACCATTCATGAAAAAAAAGCTCGAAAATGCTGACAAAATGACCGTCAAAACAAGAGTGCATCCACTGCCAGTGATGAAAATTACTGACCCCTGGTGCTAAAGAATGACTAAAAATACTGGGTTGACAATCAAAATGGAGGCAACGTCGGGGGAAAGCGAACGTGCATCCACTGCTTCTCGTAGGTTGAAACATGGGTCCATCCTATCTCCTCAACCAACTGAATCTTCAAATCATAAAGCTTTTTCTTTGGGTTTTCAGATTCAGCTTGAATCAAGTCATTTAGAACCTGACCATCATGAAAACAGCTAATATCAGCACAATCTTAGATGAACATCAGGAAAACGAAAACTAGGGATTACCATAGCAAAAAAGCTAAAACGTGGGGCGTGCCAAAACTTTCAAGACTACCGAGAGTTTAGTCCTTCAGCTTTATTGATATTGTCTGAAATCTTTATACTAAATTTCGTCCCTGTTGCTTACCTCTCCAGTACACCATGCACTGGAAATGATTTATACGATTGCAACCACTAACTAAACTTGTACAACAAATACAATGGCCGTGATAGTGATAATCTTGTCGATAGTGTTAATATCATAGCACATTCAAATCATTGATATGTAGCATGTAAATCCCAACAGAGCTTTATGCAAACTCTTGTCTATCATACATTTAGTAAGACATAAAATTGTGCAATACAACGATATCAGTCAGCAAAGACTTAAATGAGACCAAAACAAGCGAACAACATGTTATTTCATTCCAAGGAACAAACCTTATTTTCATTCTTTCCGGCAAAACTAACAAACATTGTCCACTGAAAATAAGGAGGGATCATTTGCTGACAGCACACAGCCAATGTAAGCTAGGTAAAATATGCTGAAGATGTTGCACAAATCAAATATTTTCCATGCAGGGATAGAATCCATTAGATGTGCGTGTATAGTTACAGATAAAGTTTATTGTTATGCAATACCTACATGTTTCTACTTGAACTCGCTAGTATCCGATCAAAGAATAACTAAAAGACGaagttatctatttttattaaaaatagttTCCTAGTATATTATTTTGCAATGCCTACTTGTGTTTACTTGAACCTGCACGCACCCAGTCATAGAATAACTAATAGATGATGTCTCCTATCTATTTTTATGAAAATTCTGTAACTGCAACTGCAAATCTGCTATGGATAGTGGGCACTTGATAGGTTGAACATACCTTCAATGCTGTGCCAGGTCTTCCACAGCGTCTTTCCCGTAAGACAGTCAGTGTGCCATATTTTGCAGATTTGGCATCAACCCATTTAATTAATTCCTTGTAATTCTCCTCAAAAACATCTTTAGCAGATGCCTCAATTGACTCATCAGACTGTCACAAAACAAGGATTCGAATTATTTCCACAACAAACTCCTTAACATGACGCAGATAGATACATAAATACATGTTACCGACTAGAGCTTGCACTACTGCAAATGCAGTTGGCATAAAAATTTCACATATTGACTGAGCACAAAGTAGCAAAACTAATCTCATTATACCTTAAAATGCTAAATAAGGTTTTCAACAATTAGAGATTCAGATATAAGAGAGATTTCTGGGGTAGACCATCAATGAGCAAGTTGCGGATCCAAGCTTCTAGGTAATGATAACATTAATAATAAACACTCAAAACAAAACCTTAAACATTAAGGTGAAGGAATATGTGAAATGCAAAGGAAGATGCTGCACCTTCAGCGACTCAATCTCTGCCAATGCAAGACCCTTTTGGTATAGTGCATCGGCCAGCTGATCCCGTGTTtctttcatctttttctttaaTTTCTATCAGGAAGTGAAAGATTTCAGAAAATCAGCATTCAGTAGGAGCTGGCACATTTTCACAAACAAAAAGGAGAAAACATAGTAACTCTCATCTGTTTACCTGTGCTTCTTCATCATCAGGATCTGAATTTAGGGATAAATACTTTGCCAGTTCCTCTTTGTCAATACTGTCCACAACCTCATCAGCTGCAGCAATAACCTGAATACCAAGATGACAAagtcaaaaacaaaaatattatatttgatAAAAGAATAGTGAcatttgttaaaaaaatgaataatGGCAGTCAATTTGAAAATGGAGAGCACTTATTAGAGCACAATACTGACAGAAAAGTATTATACTAGAACTTTGCTTTAAGTCAAAAATTCGATTATCTAGTTGACGAGTAAAAGCTAATACCTCCACCCAAGTGACAGGACAATACCATCTAAAGGGAGGGAGATGGGCACTGTGAATTATGCTTAGCTACCAGGTTTTAACATGGAAAAGAAAATACATTCGAAATATAGTTTTAAACTCAAACATCCTAGCACATTAGTAACAGCCTAACTGACTGAAATACAATCTGAAAATTCTTCgattatatatgcatgcatccTTTTTCCAGTTAGTATGATTAACAAACTGACACTGAGAATTTTATGGAGTAATTATATATTATGTTTTGTATGAAAGATATAGTAAGGCACTAAGGCTTTTGACCATGTTAAATTGACTAGAGTCAACATGAGACCACAAGAAGATTGTATTTCCTCAACAAGTGATTACATGAGTTGCTTCAAATTCTTAAACAATGGTGTCACCAATTCTGGTTTTCAGGTTCAACACTAATAAGCCTACCTAGCAAATCCAACATAAGTACATATGCATGAACTCTTTGGGATTTAGACATGATAATTCTTTTCACCAACTAATGTACCAGTCCTTTTTGCAGACATACATGCCTAGTGATGAGTTCAGAAAAGAATTAACCAAAACGGTTCCACACATCCGATCATAGAGATGGTAAATAGCATAAAGTTAAACAAGAAGCGCAGTTTCATATGGAGACATCACCTTTGAAAATTTGTTCAAACATTGCTAAGTTCAGCAATTAGACATCAGGTGCAGAGaaccataaatgaaaaggaaaTATTAGTTACCTCTTTTTCATAGCTAATCTTATCATCATAAGTTCCTTTCTGGAGTACACATTCCAAAATTTTTGTAAGCAAAGGTGTATATTTTGGATATTCTAACTGCAACATGCCAAGAAAGGTTAAAGTTAGTCAGCATTACGAAAAacatcaataataaatataactatAGATGGGTTACGGTTTTGACAGCACAAGATTGAAACAatgatgtttttttaataaacagAATGGTTTTTATGCTCTCCGGTAGAATTATGAATAAAAGAAAGACATTTCAGGTAAGGAAAGTGAATCGGACAAAGCAGATGGACGGTTTCTACAACATGGGAAATGGTTTCAAAAGATACTCTTTGAGGAATGTAgctagtttcacaaaactacaagtggATTGACCAAAccaaattatcgcaaaactacagattcaaGAACATTTGTCAGAGAGCTACAGATTTAGTCCTGATTTTatccaacaacaacaaagctttTTAGTCCCAAGCGAGTTGGGGTAAggtagagatgaaacccaacaagattaaacaaaaaaagaggatgaaaacaaaggaaaagaaaaataaataaataaaaatgaaacatagaaaaatatattaataatagtAATAAGGATAAAAAGGAGATCGATAGCCTAAGTCATGTTTCAGGAGATTTTGCGATAAAATTGGCACTAAATTTGTAGTTCCCTGATAAGTGACCTTACATCTTTGTGTCACTACAGTGGGGTCTGGTTGTCAGAAAATTGGAAATGAGATGCGAAATTTGcaaaatctgtagttttgtgataaaattgCCACTCAACCATTCGTTCTCTGATGAATGtccttaaatctgtagttttacgataactTCATCAATCTACTTGTAGTTTTGCGATGTTTAATCAAGGATATATTACCAGAAGAACAACTCTCCTTGGCATTTGTGTTTGCAGCCTACTTCAGAGAATGGCAAGAAATAACCACATGCAGTAAATGAAGAATAAATCTACATGGCACGCCTTGAGTTTTCCAACATTTATAGCCTCTTAACATTGTCATTTAGCCATTACATGGCACCCAAATCAGACATAAATAGACCTCCAAATTTATGTTAACAGGATgagtataaatatgtaaacaaaataataaaaatgtgAAAAAGGATGAATCATTCGCCGTAACTACATCAAAGGACACTacaaaaacatcacaaaaataaATAATGGTCCTTGCATATAAGATTGTCTACACTTCCAAATAGAAAAGAGAGTTAAAAACGTATTAGCGAAGTGATAAGTTAACATCTGGTCTTTCTGAGTGCAACTAATTTACAGATAAATAATTACTAAGGAACATATGTCAATGATACCTTAAGGGAAGCAACAAGCTCTGACCAGGCAGACTTTTCATCCTCACTTTCTTGCTTAAGGCTGGAAAGAAACTTTATCTTGGTGTCTCGAACCTAATTACTCCCCAGGAGTTTGAATTACCATAAGAAAAAACCATTATTAGTTATTAATGTAAAAGTATGGATTGATCATTATTTCCATGTAACTGAAGATCACAGCTATCTGTCCAGCATTGCCATTAACAATATATTACATCGATCTAGCATTTATTTATGTTATTTCCGAAAAATCTTCCAAAACAATAAAGTTTAATAGCGTAAAAAAATGGATGGAGAAAAGCTTGTTGAACACAATACCTATGTAAAAACTCCAAATACTGAATTTTGGTAAACAACATTACTAGCAATTAAAGTGTGTGCTAACCTCCTCATCTAACTGTTCAGATATGCTCTTTGTTCCAACTGAAACCCCCTTTTCTTTATCATCATCAACCTGCAATAACATAATCATGTTGAATACgttgaacaacaacaacaacaaagtatttgtcccaagcaagttggagtAGGCGAGAGATAAAACCCACAAAATCCAACTAAAAAAATgataagaaaacaataatgataataaaggtactagtgatagtaaaaaaataagtgataacggtacaaggagactgatgcataagttatagTTCTGGCACGTGGATTACTAACTTCCACACGCTTCTATATGTGGATAGTTCTTTGGGGATATTCCATTCTTTCGCATCTCTCTTTACATATTCCTCCCATATTATGTTTGATCGACCCCTGTCTCTCTTCATATTATCAGGTGTTCAGTATCTCGCTATGCACAGGTGACTCTAGAGGCATATGTTGGAAATATCCAAACCATCTTAACCGATATTGgacaagcttttcttcaattggtgctacacctACCCTATCACGTATGTCATTATTCCGGATCTGATCTTTTCTTATATGGCCACAAATCCATCGCAACATGCGCATTTATACTACACTTAATTGTTGGATatgtcgccttttagttggccaacattcggCACCATACAACATCACGGGTCAAATCGTCATCCTATAAAACTTACTTTTCAGCTTTTGTGGCACCCTTTTGTCATAGAGGATGCTAGAAGCTTGGCACCATTTCATCTATCTGGCTTTGATTCTATGACaaacattttcatcaatatCACCATCCATCTGTAGCATTGATCCCAAATATCGAAAGCCATCCTTCTTGATAACCACCTCTCCACCGAGACTAACACCTTCTTCCTCATGCCTAGTAGTACCGAAATCGCACTTCATATACTCGGTTTTGGTCCTACTAAGTCTAAAACCTTTCAATTCTAAAGTACATCTCCACAACTCTAATTTCCTATTAACCCATATCCTACTCGCGTCATCTAGCACCACATCAGCAGCAAAGAGCATACACAAGGGATATCTCCCTGAATGTCCCTTGTGatctcatccatcaccaaagtaAATAAATAAGGGCTAAAAGCTGACCCTTGACGTAGTCCTATTTTAAGCGGGAAGTCATCGATAACACCTTCACTTGTCCGAACACTTATCACAATGTTATTGTGCATATAATTGATGAGGGTAACGTACTTTGTTGAGATTTTGTGTTTCTCCAAGACCCACCACATGACATTTCTTGATATTTTGTCGTAAGCCTTCTCCAAGTTAATGAATATCATGTGCAAGTCCTTTTGTTCCCTatatctctccataagttgtTTTATCAACAAAATCACTTCCATGGTCAACCTCCCAGGTATGAAACCAAATTGGTTTTTAGTAATGCCCATCATTCTTCTTAGGCGATGCTCAATAActctctcccatagcttcattGTATGGCTCATCAACTTAATTCCACGGTAATTAGTACAGCTTTGATATCTCCATTATTCTTAaagattggtactaatatactcTATTCTTCAAACATCTTGTTTGACCAAAAAATTAGGTTGAAGAGCTTAGTTTGCCATTCTATCGCTATGTCTCTAAGACATCTCCACACCTCAATGGGGATACTATTAGGGCCTATCGTCTTGCttcctttcatcctttttaaagcTTCCTTGACCTCAGCTTCATGAATCCTTCGTACAAATCGTCTGTTAGTATCATCaaaagattcatcaaactcAATGATAGAGCTCTCGTTCTCCCTGTTGAACAGTTCGTCGAAGTACTCTCGCCATCTCTCACCAGAAGCCGACCGGTCCCATTActtgatgcatttgacttggttgacGCCCCTCATCTTCCTTCTACGGATCTTGATCATCTTA
This genomic interval carries:
- the LOC133921598 gene encoding uncharacterized protein LOC133921598, coding for MAAPAVVADTAAPPPPPEAEPAVTAVPDQKVSHPPPLLPPQPDAPAPASAPAPKKRKLEDAGFHTSDYYKIRAVVADLRVRFIQGYEAPDFRNSDAAREILKEIKVVMELSKKMRLDLGATSEPVKPSEKPSAVRVKDEPVKPSEKPSAGPVKDEPVQPSEKPPAGPVKDNPVKPSEKPSAVRAKDEPVKPSEKPSAGPVKDEPVQPSEKPPAGPVKDNPVKPSEKPSAGLGNDEPMKPSENPKDEPAGPTLPGENKQAPQEGQTALPPNNMQQ